The genomic interval AGTTACTTCATATTGTAATGTATAGATACCTTGTTTCGTTGTATCGATATGCCCATTGACCTTAATTTTATCAGTTAAGTCACCGTCTTCTTTATCGTATGCTTTGACACCATCACAAGGATTGTAGTCCTCGCCAACTTTGATGACTAAATCCTCTACACCTTTAATAGAGGGAACAGTATTCGTAGTTGCCTCTGCATTAAGATTAGGTGAAACGAGTGTCGCTGATACACCAAGTGCTGATAAAGATTGAAGTATTTTGTTCATAAAATAAGGCCCTCCATTCAACGCAATGATTTCGATGTCGTTTGATTAATTAGTATTATACATTTTTGAGCAAAATAAGCTATCCTACTATGGACCGAATTATGATTAAAAATTTGTAAGTTTATTGAATGATTTATAGAGTTGGTGTAAAGCCTGTTTATCAATAGCGTACGATATATCAATTCATATAAACTATAGAATGTAAACTTTAAACAGGAGTGATTATCAATGTTAACGCAAGAAGAAAAAGGGATTATTTTAGAAACAGTACCGGTATTAAAAGAAAAAGGCACAGAAATAACTTCTAATTTTTACAATCGTATGTTTAACCAACACCCTGAATTACGTAACATGTTTAATCAGACGAACCAGAAAAAAGGATTCCAATCTACCGCACTCGCGCAATCTGTATTGGCTGCTGCGATGAACATTGAAGATCTGACACCCATTTTGCCAGTAGTGAAAGAAATTGGCTATAAACATTGTGCGTTACAAGTATTACCAGAGCATTATCCTATCGTAGGAGAAAATTTACTTGCGGCGATTCAAGAGGTCGTAGGTATTGATGAAAATCACCCAATTATTCAAACTTGGACAAAAGCGTACGGCGTGATTGCAGACGCATTTATTATGGTTGAAAAAGAAATCTATGAAGGTATGGCTTGGGATGGTTTTAAACCATTTAAAATATCAAAAATCGAGACAGTGACACCTGATATTAAGGCATATACAGTCACTTCAGAAACACAAGATTTAAGTCAATTCACACCAGGGCAATATATTACAGTCGATATCGAAAGTGAAAGATTACCGTACAAAGCGAAAAGACACTATTCAATTGTTGATGGCGGTAAAGATTTCTTAACATTCGGCGTTAAACGTGACGTGAATGAAGGACATGAAGGTGAAGTATCGACGGCATTACATGATGAATTTCATGAAGGGGACACATTATACTTATCTGCGCCGGTGGGTGGCTTCAAAATCCATAATCCAGAGCGTCCTCAATTATTCATTGGTTCAGGTGTAGGGATTACGCCATTAATTTCAATGTATCGCCAAGTTGCGGGTGATGACGTATCTGCACAAATGATTCATGTTGCGGCAACTGAATCAGAAGCGGCATTTGTACCTGAGCTTGAGCGCATCACTGCATCTGGTAAAAATAATCATTTACACATTCATTTAAGAGATAGAGAAGGGTATTTGGAAGTAGAAGAATTAAAATCGTACCTTTCAGAGGATACAGAAGTTTACGTTTGTGGTGGTACGGCATTTTTACAATCGATGCTTAAATCATTACAAACATCAGGTGTGGAACAAGATCGCGTCCATTTCGAAACGTTTGTACCACGTTTAAGCGTACCTGTATAAAAAAGAGGAAGGAAGAGGCTGGGAAAACTTGTCCTAGCCTCTGTTCTTTATTTGAGCTTCGATTTATGTCCCAGCCCTTTCCTACTATTCAATACCGTGACGCATTTTTTCAGCGATTAACGTATTATTCAATACCATTGTGATTGTCATTGGACCCACACCACCAGGTACAGGCGTAATCGCACCAGCCACTTCTTTCACTTCATCGTATTCAACATCGCCTTTAAGCTTACCGTTTTCATCTGGTGTATTGCCGACATCAATGACAACAGCACCTGGCTTCACGTCATCTTTAGTCACCATTCCTGGACGACCTACAGCGCTGACAATAACATCAGCTTGTTTTAAATGTTCACTAATATTTTGACTGCGTGAGTGTAAAATTGTCACAGTTGCATTTTGTTGAAGTAATAATTTCGCAACAGGTTGTCCTACAATATGACTGCGACCGATGACCACTGCATTTTTTCCTTCAAGTTCAATATCAGCGTGTTTTAATAATTCCATCACGCCAAGGGGTGTACAAGGAATTAATTGTGCATTGTCTAAGTATAAGCGACCAATATTGATAGGATGAAAACCATCGACATCTTTATCTGGATTAATCGCATCAAGCACTTTTTGCTCATCTACATGATCAGGGAGTGGCACTTGAACTAAAATACCACTGACTGAATCGTCTTGGTTCAAACGATCTAACTCTTTTAAAACATCTGCTTCTGAAGTACTTTCCTCTAAATGAATCACTTCTGAAATCATACCGATTTTTTCAGCTGCTTTCTTTTTAGAACGGACATAACTTTGGCTCGCACCGTCATTCCCAACTAAAATAACCGAAAGTTTCGGTGTATAACCTTGTTCTTTCAATTTTTCTACTTCATCTTGTAAACCTTGACGATAATCTTTCGCAATTTGTTTGCCATCTAAAATCTTTGCACTCATAAAATATTAGCCTCCTCATGATAATTCGAACGTTAACGAATGATTGCAATTTGATTATAACAA from Staphylococcus sp. MI 10-1553 carries:
- a CDS encoding DUF5011 domain-containing protein; translated protein: MNKILQSLSALGVSATLVSPNLNAEATTNTVPSIKGVEDLVIKVGEDYNPCDGVKAYDKEDGDLTDKIKVNGHIDTTKQGIYTLQYEVTDSDGAIETSSRTIKVVDAPLNE
- a CDS encoding globin domain-containing protein; the encoded protein is MLTQEEKGIILETVPVLKEKGTEITSNFYNRMFNQHPELRNMFNQTNQKKGFQSTALAQSVLAAAMNIEDLTPILPVVKEIGYKHCALQVLPEHYPIVGENLLAAIQEVVGIDENHPIIQTWTKAYGVIADAFIMVEKEIYEGMAWDGFKPFKISKIETVTPDIKAYTVTSETQDLSQFTPGQYITVDIESERLPYKAKRHYSIVDGGKDFLTFGVKRDVNEGHEGEVSTALHDEFHEGDTLYLSAPVGGFKIHNPERPQLFIGSGVGITPLISMYRQVAGDDVSAQMIHVAATESEAAFVPELERITASGKNNHLHIHLRDREGYLEVEELKSYLSEDTEVYVCGGTAFLQSMLKSLQTSGVEQDRVHFETFVPRLSVPV
- the folD gene encoding bifunctional methylenetetrahydrofolate dehydrogenase/methenyltetrahydrofolate cyclohydrolase FolD gives rise to the protein MSAKILDGKQIAKDYRQGLQDEVEKLKEQGYTPKLSVILVGNDGASQSYVRSKKKAAEKIGMISEVIHLEESTSEADVLKELDRLNQDDSVSGILVQVPLPDHVDEQKVLDAINPDKDVDGFHPINIGRLYLDNAQLIPCTPLGVMELLKHADIELEGKNAVVIGRSHIVGQPVAKLLLQQNATVTILHSRSQNISEHLKQADVIVSAVGRPGMVTKDDVKPGAVVIDVGNTPDENGKLKGDVEYDEVKEVAGAITPVPGGVGPMTITMVLNNTLIAEKMRHGIE